The sequence ccttaccttcaatatcAGCGCTACAATTCCCAACCAAATATATTGCCAAGTAAGATGTACTTCTTCACTTATTTATCCATTTTGTTAACCGAATACATTTTGGATTACGTTTTACTGCATAGCGGATCAAGTTCTCATATGAAAACATTCTTGTACGTCCTTAGTCTATGAATTTAGAATCgactttctctctttatttagggatgtacgagaatgttctcatgCGTGAACTTGATCTATGCCAGTTTCCCTTCACCTGTGATTTTCAGAAATCTCTTCTCCACTAATGATGACTGTGATTGAATTATTGGGTCATCATTACACTTTTCACCCTCTATTGATGAAGTCTAAAATACTACTCCCTAATGCAATGCAACGGTACCGGTCCATGCATTTTGCCAGCCCCAGTGTGTTGAACAAGCTCAGTCCAACTCAATATTGGATTTTAGATCGATTGAGTAACCTAAGCCCATACTATAGGTTGGGTAATTGGGCTTTGCATGAAATGAATTGATCCCTTTCAGAAGCTTGGCTTAGCACTAATTAATTCCAATTTACCTTACCTTTAGAAAATGACCCTTCTGATCGATCGATGTTATTTCCAGGTTGGTGGGAATCCAATCAATTCAACTATCCCTAGCGATTTCTACTGTTGGGAGAGGCCAGAAGACATGGATTATACCAGGGTCACCCAGACATGCCACAATGGGCCTGAGTTGGCCGGTGAGATGGCAGCGGCACTAGCATCTGCATCGATTGTCTTTCGAGATGACAAGGCTTACCAGAAGAAACTAATCAAAGGAGCCACAGGAGCCTACAACTTTGCGAGGGACAGCGGAAAGCGTGGACAGTACAGTCGTGGAAACCCATACATTGAGCCATACTATAACTCTACGGGTTACTACGACGAGTACATGTGGGGTGCTGCATGGATGTACTATGCAACGGGTAATACAAGTTACCTATCACTTGCGACCAACCCGGGCATACCCAAGAATTCTAAGGCATTTTATGGGAAATTGGATTTAAGTGTATTGAGTTGGGACAACAAATTGCCCGCAGCACAATTGCTTTTAACAAGGTTGAGGATCTTCCTGAATCCTGGCTACCCTTATGAGGATATGTTGAGCATGTATCAGAATACCACTGGTCGAAACATGTGTTCTTATCTTCGGACCTACAATGTCTTCAATTGGACTCAAGGTAATAATCAAGGATGTCGACCTTGGATTCACCCaacccatcccatcccatcccatcccatcccaaaTAACCACCTCCATCTGATGTATCATTACCAGAataatccttttctttttttcttattaaccTTTCCATTTGTCTATTTTTAAATATGAATGTGAACCTTTGCAGGGGGTATGATTGAACTAAACCATGGAAAGCCACAGCCTCTGCAGTATGTGGCTAATACTGCCTTCTTGGCTTCTCTTTACGTCGATTACATGAACGCCAGTGGTGTTCCGGGATTTTTTTGTGGTCCAAATTATGTCTCATCGGACAAGCTTCATCAGTTTGCCGTCTctcaggttctctctctctctctctctctctctctctctctctctctctctctctctctctaacttgtTTATTAATAACCACAATTACATTATGTCGATGGTATTCCAAATTTCTAAATGGGTTTAAGGTAATGAGGAGATTCCTTTTCtcccttaggctatgtttggttgtaatgtgaattaaagagaaggaaaatgtcatacttaaaaatgaaaatatatgtaatcaattacccatgtgactttaatattaatttcaaatcattccatatttagttataaaatttcactttactttgcatccaaaaccctttactataatatgtaaaataaaattacatgtaaaatatatcattactaaatatggttaaaaaaaaaaagtagtttaTGCAATCATATGGGATagtgattataaacatttctttttaaagtatgaaaatttcacttcccttcccttaagCGGAGCCTTCAGAGTTTCCTAAGGATCTGTGTGTTCTAGTGGCCAACGATGCTACACGTATTATTAATTAAGTACAGACTCTGATTTTGGATCCTTTTATTAGTTGGTTGTTTCCAGAAATTTGTCTTGCGTGTTATTGCGTATTATAGGAGCTTTGCTTCCTTCCTGAGAGCAGATCAAGTTCACATACGACAATGTTCTCATACGTCCCTGGGCCATAAATATGaaattcattctctctcttcatttaatatattCCATATCCACAAACCAGGGGCATACGAGACAAGCCCAGCTCGTAACAATCTAGGTTGGTCAAACACATTTCAGATTTTAGAACAAAGAGGCCTAAGGTCAGAAGAGTATGCCATACTCTAAGTTTCATAGATAGTTTGTCTTCACCCTCCTAGCTAGGGTTAAATATCATACCAGAAATTCACCAGTCTGGTCTATGCCATGGTCTCTGTGGTTACTGGTAACATATATGAATATGAAAGCAtcaattaattgttaattaatttgTATTTATACTTACACAGCGTCCCTTAAACTAGTTCCTTAATTAATTTGTGATGTGAGTTTCTACAGATTGAATATATTCTAGGGAAAAACCCCATGAAGATGAGTTACTTGGTCGGTTATGGCTCAAAGTACCCCAAGCATGTGCACCATCGTGGTTCGTCGATACCAGCCAACGGCCATAAATACAAGTGCACTGAAGGATGGAAGTGGCGGGACAGCCCAAATTCAAATCCTAACACCATTATAGGAGCCATGGTTGCAGGTCCTGACAAGTTTGATAGGTTTAAGGATGTACGTACAAGCTCCAACTTCACTAAACCAACCATGGCTGGAAATGCTGGACTGGTTGCAGCACTCATCTCGCTTACCAGCAGCGGCGGTTATGGCATTGATAAGAACACCATCTTCTCTGCAGTTCCACCGCTCTACCCCGTGAgtccaccacctcctccaccttggaggccatGAAACTGTCATTCCCTTGCCCCTGGAGTTTAATTTGTTTTACCTTTCTAATTTGTTTATGTAAAGAGAGACATTGGATCTCTATTATGAACTATTTAATTAGTTGTATGATATAAAATTGATTTCTAAGGCATGCTATATTTGTTTTATACATTCCTTCATACACTACCCCATGGGTCCTGATAAAGATATTGAGATACATCCATCGATATGTGCCTTTACTATTGGTTTATTCTTGTGGCGGTTtgtgttggatttatttatatttagtgTCAAAGTTTCTAGTTATTTATTGTACCAAGGATGGGTGTGGGTTTGGGTCTACACCTATATATGAGTGTGCATACACATTTGTATGTGTACGAGGACGCTTGTATACATACAAGCATGTGTATAGGGATGCTTGTACATGCACAGACACGTATGTATATAAACAGATACACCCATACGTAAAAAGGTACTTTGTCTATATATTCTATAGATGGTCTGAAAATTTGACAAGGGTTTTTTAGCAAGTGCTTTTGTTTTTCCCACTCTATGTTCTGTTTTTTGAAGTCTCTGTGTCTGATAATGAGTATAGTCTTCGAACTTCCCTATATAATCACATATTAGAATGCACCTTATGTGATTGatagttgttttatcttggaagtATAAATGCAATGGTCAACCCGATTGCACAATTAGGGGCATTTAAAAACCTTAAGGATAGTATCATTCTGATACGACTTAATTCAAATTCTGTGTTCTTGATTCAAGAAAAAGGATTACTATGATGCTATGAATTTGTACATCATCGGATGCAATTACAAAATATCCAGATAAGTCTTATACTCTACCcatatttattttctaacaAGCTTAAGGTTTTTAAACCACTAGGAATAAGCTCGTCAGCATGTTAAAGATTTTTAGACACTAAATAAATGAATCCATGAAATGGGTTATTTCGAACCATTGTTTTGACGAGGGGATAGGGGTCAAGTGATGACTTGGTGGGATTTCTTTTGAATGCAGGAATTGTGGTTATCTTTACTGATTCTCACTTTGATCTAACATGTCCCACTCTGTTGGTCATGCATTTATGTTTAAAATTGTATATTCAATGCTTTCTCTCGCTCTCTCTAGGATTATGGTTGCCATCAAACATCCGAAAGGATGACAATAACATAATTAGGCAAGAGCAATAGTGTGTGCTTTACGGaagtgtgagagagagattcaGTGTTTATAATATTAGAATACAGTGTGGGTGGTTTCATGGAATAGTTGATATGCATGTCAACTGCATGTACATACTCCATactaccttcttccttctttgttttttttggtagaaagaaagGCTATCTATTAGCACAAGCCGAGCGCAAGGCATCGGACATACAAATATTGGATAGCCAAGGAATGGATAACGGTCAAGATGTCTCGCTCGGCAGAGACACTGCCTTCCGAGCCAGGGAGTCAGCTATGCTGCCTGGAAGTGTGGCGGAAATTACATCTTCTGAAGTAGGAAGCCAAGTGCTTGACATCAGCAACCAAGTGGGCCACCTCAAGAGGGATGATCGAGTTTGGCCTGGTAAGGAATCTGTGAAGCTCACTGCAGTCAGTCTCAGCATCCAGGTCCTCGATGCATTCCGATATGGCATGAAGAAGCCCAGTTAGCAAGGCTAAAGTCTCACCAAGGAGTGGTGAAGTCGCGAGCATAGGAATTGAAACAGCCAAAATATGCGCTCTTTCCGCTTTGCGAATGATAAAGCCCAGGCCGCCTTTTTTATCATCACAACCAGAGAAGTCCACGTTAAGCTTATAGAATGGCTGTGAGGGGAAAGTCCAGCCCATACGCTTCTCAACATCCCTTCCTGTGCTAGTAACCTTTTTATAGGGCTCTGTCGCTTCTTTAAATTCACTGGCCTGGCTCTCGGCATAAAGTCCAGTCCATGTACATACTCCCTTCACTTTGCACATGAAGAAACTTCCATAGAAATGAGTCGAAGTAAGGATATTTTGTCTCTTCTCTCGTCCCTGTACCCAcatttcaaagagaaaaaaaaaagggtcgaAAGTTAATATACACAAGGCCCACAACATCACACTTGAAATGATTCTTTTGGTATAGTGGTTAAAGGACAAGTGCTGGTTTTCCAAAGAATTTGGATGGTTTAAACAAATCcattttcagaatttatttcttttgtcattttgtCTATTCATTTCATTAGAATCTTATTATCAGAATGTCATAATGTACATAACAGTTGCATTATCGGATTTTGTGGTCAGAGGTGCCACGAGAGTGGTTGAGTTGTATATAGGTGCGACTGTTGGCTTTTGGTTCTCGGGAGTTGCAGTGAAACGATGGCTGCACTACTGTTTGGCTTGGTTACATTGGTCTAAATCGATTGGATTGGATCCTGCATTGGTCCTATTTGATTCCAATTCTTGATCTGTACTCTATGGGTGAATCAACACGGATTAAAGGGTCAGCCTAACTATGAGTATTTGACCGATAtcattaacaattaaataattgTTTAATATATGCCATTACAGAATGGCTAGCTTTTAAAAAACAGTTAAGGGCTGTTTACTATTGGTTTCAAATCACTCTCCTATAAATTGAAGTGAGTTTAGGTATATTAGTTTTACCAGGTGCATGTAGAAGGTATGTTTGAACCTATGTAACAGTTCTTTGTGTATGACTTAATCAATGATTATGTTGTATGTTTTGGTTGATGGTTATTAAGAGTCATGGTTTAGATCGGATTGGACTTAATCGGTGGGATCAGATTGGTATCAGTCTTGATCGATATCATATTGGTCGATCGGTACAAATGAAAGggaataatataaaaaaaaaaaaattatatccagGAACATTTATGGCTGATCTAGGCCAATCTGGATTAGGATTGGATCAATATTAGCCTTGACTGATCCCAACACTCATTTCATGTTCTTAAAATACGATCAACAAAGGGGACAAGTCATGCATGGTTGTTCTACTAataacattttatttttatattttaatccAATTATTAAAATTGGGGGTTGCGTATATTCCTAAACCATGTGAATTCAATTGGTGTTATATGGTGACTAAATGGAGatccaaactgaaataattATGATATAAGAAGTTTTTTGGTAAGGATGATACAAGAATTTTACATGCTAAGTTGTATGAATttcatgtttaaaaaaaattaacctcATTTGGGATTAGTTGGTTAAGTAACCAGTTATGATAGAGAGTACACTGGACATATTACCAATTTGAGTCATGTAATGTTCGATTGATCTTTGATCTACGTAGACTATATGTAAGGTCATGTATGTCTAAGCTATCCCAATGATTATTTGGTGATGCAATAATTTTTGCAAATAACAATTTGTAAACATAAAATTGTGGGGGATAAATAAAGTCATGCAGCATGAACATTAATCAATGCCTattatttggattttaattcCAGTTTTACAAATATCTGAAATTATGTGTATCTAGAATTACTAATGCATGGAACCACGTGAGTTAACCATATATGGTTATGCAATATCAAAATGTAGAATTTGAGTACTATGTTACAAGATGGTAGGACAGTGTgggtgttttaaaattttcactatatgcattattcttattatattattgacatttatatgtaaaTGTAGTGAGCCCAAAATGTAGGGGTTCTTATGAGAATGCATATATTTGTATGGTGAGTTTCTTCTTATGGAGATAATTAAAGTAAGATGGTTAATCTCTACTTGAAAATAAAATCTACCAGATATGCCTAGATTTAATTATTTAAGAGTTTgaatattttcttggtttaaaagTGGCATGTCCAAACATGTGTTGGTGGAGTGATTCATGAGGAATCGGTAAAATAAACCATGACTACAAGTATTGGATTGCAAGGACGGATCAGAAAATCGAAAGACGATATTAAAGTATCGAAGatgtatatatatgtttaggatatatatatagtgaGGCTAGTGAGATAGAGTTATTAACTCTATGTAATCAAGAAGATAATATGTCTATGATTTGTATATAGCTTCAGATCACTAAGGTGATATCCTCTAAAGGAATGAGCACCAAAATCAtgtgtcataggtcatgtgatggacacccaacctatgtgaagaggTAAATTCCTGAATTATGTTCAAAGGGTACAAACGAAGTCACTGGATGACCTGTCTAATACTACTAAAATATTTGTTCATTCTAGTTAGATAGGaaagtagtaccaccacaaTGAAAGGAGGATGAATTATAGACTCTTAATCAAGCCAAATCTCATGAAATGTGGGGGTGTATTAACTGTAGTACACATTATGGGCTGACCTAAGTGGATGTAGGAGGTGAGGCCGCCTACCAATGAGAATTTTAAAAGGCGAATTCTTTAAACATCCATGAGACCAAGATAAAGGACAAGGCTGGTTAAGAATGTCCAATTTTGTCATGAAAGGGATTTCACGAACGCCGACCAGTAGGATATGGATGGTGAGCTAATCGGCTACATAGATGATGAAACATTCAAGAAGTCTGACTTCACACGTACTCTGTAGCCTAGTTCATTAAACCTAGTGTAGGTTCAAATCATGAAGAGACCTGCAACGATGTGTTCTACTATGTTTAATATACTcatgtgagggtagcggtcggagatgatgagatgtctctctttcccttggggggaaagaGGACTGGCATCCCATCCTCACTCCTCTCtttcacctttcatgagggaggggtgtgtcgtgcgtgctttgcttgcgggccccAAATCGTCGTATCACCACTcaaagatacatggaggcctatttcgtaagagtgtaaagttcatcattctagaggggggtttgatgatggtccaatatggggatcgggatcatacaagagggtttggagtcaccacctaggattatgggcctaggacccggggtgggcccaattccatAGAAAAGGCCCAAAAGttagtctggtccagagatttaaggtaagtgtcaggttgtagaattgggaaggcattaggcacccaatctacccaattcaacaggtcttcctactagatgcttaagaatggaCATTTTCCATAATGCGAATGTCTACTCCCAGACTGAGGGATCCTCAggcattttcctttctttgatcttttaaaacaaccttggtgctttgagcacctgAAGATTACAACTCCCAGACTGAGGGACCCTCAGGCATTTTCCTTCCCCATAGTTGCAAGGTGGGGAGACTGTCAGGTGCTCAGGGGCCGAGGCCATCCTTCGGGGATGACAACTCGTTCTCTTCTGAATGGTCTtactgaggtatgccacatttgacaCTAAAATTTCTTTTGTCCTATACTATACTTAATTTTacttggatttgcaggtcacttaGAGGCCATTCCAGTCTCTCATATTTCTAGACTCTGATGAAGTTATCTTGGCTAGATACTTATCTAAGAATCGAGTCCTGTTCCGAGGCATATGGGGCCATGTCTGgtacctgggagagagagtcataacCCAGTAGTATGATATCGAGTCACATTTCTCTccctgtcttcctccacctaccattcattgcccagagatcatccttgcagatgagattgagagtttggcagatggagtatgggatgaatcatttctcGACCGGGATAGAGaaatatgcacccctcttggtcctgacgGTCCAGTGGTATattaccctttcttgagtatttccttcacgCTTCAACTTCTTTTCATTTCgatcttgactgatgttctttcaggggagaacacgaCGCGTAGACCCTTCTATTATTCAGTCACACGTCAACGCTATTGATCCTTTGGAAGatggaccctctactagtgctagTGGGTCTATTAGAGTAGCCAACATCCCCTTCTGTGGCTTTCCTGCTTGGTGCTATCCCAATGCGGCCAACCccagcctccctcatcttctagagcgGAGcatagatgtagatgcttcccttgggatGCCCATTCCTAacgactatgtgagtatctgatcatccttcaattgactttTGACTCCCTTTGGctaatatgctctttctcatgtgtctccagaggtctattttgagatcaggaggatgcattatgacTTATGTGAGGTGATAGTCGCCAAggtattttcttccttttttcttctttttttttctattttgagatcaggaggatgcattcttcttcttgatactCTCccatattccttaggatggaaggattgtcaccttggagagccaagttaacTCTTACCACCAGGAGATTGCCCAGTAGAATGCACTaattcaggatatgacacagaggctggagcagactggactagcatccgCGAGTTCCCCGATACTCCATGGGGGTGATTTAgtgtatggttcagatgatgactttacttCTTGGAGACCTGttcctgtagttcctgcaattgtaaacacatgtatatttttttctttttatttttcgctcccccttttattttggcatcttatgaatgaaagtctatctttgacacaaagagaaacttttctttttgttttttgtttgtggtttgcaatggtttaggcataatcaattccgcaactcaagtcataattagaataatcaggatgacacaaaaacccaaatacttcttcattccattaccaagtgaattatgTGGAAAGGAGATAATTTTCCCaccatagataggataggtaagtaacaaggtggggagacaactctcgAAGTGGTTGAAAgctcactaactcttctgggtccatcacctcgagcccatattgttgggcGATATACAtgggcaaataaaaggatg is a genomic window of Macadamia integrifolia cultivar HAES 741 chromosome 13, SCU_Mint_v3, whole genome shotgun sequence containing:
- the LOC122059228 gene encoding endoglucanase 12-like; protein product: MDAVNRWGGSFEVHGESAMEDEHSRNLDYDPAALPHSQQLDETQQSWLLGPQQDVKKKKYIDLGCIVCSRKLFKWTVLSILIAFVVIALPTIIAKTLPKHKARTPPPDNYTHAVQKALRFFNAQKSGRLPKNNNVPWRGNSGLNDGSDVKAGLAGGYYDGGDNVKFHFPMSFAMTMLSWSVIEYSHKYKAINEYDNVRELIKWGTDYLLLTFNISATIPNQIYCQVGGNPINSTIPSDFYCWERPEDMDYTRVTQTCHNGPELAGEMAAALASASIVFRDDKAYQKKLIKGATGAYNFARDSGKRGQYSRGNPYIEPYYNSTGYYDEYMWGAAWMYYATGNTSYLSLATNPGIPKNSKAFYGKLDLSVLSWDNKLPAAQLLLTRLRIFLNPGYPYEDMLSMYQNTTGRNMCSYLRTYNVFNWTQGGMIELNHGKPQPLQYVANTAFLASLYVDYMNASGVPGFFCGPNYVSSDKLHQFAVSQIEYILGKNPMKMSYLVGYGSKYPKHVHHRGSSIPANGHKYKCTEGWKWRDSPNSNPNTIIGAMVAGPDKFDRFKDVRTSSNFTKPTMAGNAGLVAALISLTSSGGYGIDKNTIFSAVPPLYPVSPPPPPPWRP